A genomic window from Leptospiraceae bacterium includes:
- a CDS encoding GAF domain-containing sensor histidine kinase has translation MISKEQYLWQVFSNVKNSSPEHLISSITQSIGLITGLDYVFIGKLDSIDSSLVRTHGLWARGNYADNFCYALTGTPCAQVWEGETCFFGEDVSNLFPDDILLDEMKIKSYIGVPLKTRNHAVYGLLVVLHSSLIENASTIQEFLDLFGQWVSSELEYIDTSFQNKKQLQELNEFNHIISHSLRAPLANLLGFIELAGEMKTIGEDSIHFLESNLSILHKVSLNLNKITELHKRTREHFSEVELIEIFKQISVKYINTILNKFTESIFIKTDKEVFESMLDNLLLLISNKNPLTKISIRCEKKHELNINFQSPCELDKLEKPDINGLYRLKGNSPDNENIIICLLQFQLEYLNIHFSLKTNPGSGTLARLTI, from the coding sequence ATGATCTCAAAAGAGCAATACCTCTGGCAGGTTTTTTCGAATGTCAAAAACTCCTCTCCTGAACATTTAATATCCTCCATAACCCAATCCATCGGGCTCATTACAGGCCTCGATTACGTATTTATCGGAAAATTAGATTCCATTGATTCCAGTCTTGTTCGAACACATGGTCTATGGGCCAGGGGAAATTATGCTGACAATTTCTGTTATGCGCTTACCGGAACTCCCTGTGCGCAGGTATGGGAAGGAGAAACCTGCTTCTTTGGAGAAGACGTCTCGAATCTTTTCCCTGATGATATTCTTCTTGATGAAATGAAAATAAAATCCTATATAGGAGTTCCTTTAAAAACCAGGAATCATGCTGTATATGGTCTTCTGGTTGTTCTCCATTCCAGTTTAATTGAAAATGCAAGTACGATACAGGAGTTTTTGGATTTATTCGGGCAGTGGGTTTCAAGTGAGCTGGAGTATATTGATACAAGTTTTCAAAATAAGAAACAGCTTCAAGAGTTAAATGAATTTAACCACATTATTAGCCATAGCTTAAGAGCTCCTCTTGCCAATCTATTAGGATTTATTGAACTTGCTGGAGAAATGAAAACTATAGGTGAAGATAGCATTCATTTCTTAGAATCAAATCTTAGTATTTTGCATAAGGTTTCCCTGAATCTGAATAAAATAACGGAATTGCACAAACGAACCAGAGAACATTTTTCAGAAGTAGAATTAATTGAAATCTTTAAGCAAATTTCCGTAAAGTATATAAACACAATTCTTAATAAATTTACCGAATCCATTTTTATAAAAACAGATAAAGAAGTGTTCGAATCCATGCTGGATAATCTTTTATTACTTATAAGCAATAAAAATCCTTTAACCAAAATCTCTATCCGATGTGAAAAGAAACATGAATTGAATATAAATTTCCAATCTCCATGCGAACTGGATAAGCTTGAAAAACCCGATATCAATGGTCTTTATCGATTAAAAGGAAATAGTCCGGATAACGAAAATATTATTATCTGTTTATTACAATTTCAATTAGAATATCTAAATATTCATTTTTCCTTAAAAACCAATCCTGGATCCGGAACATTGGCGAGGTTAACTATATGA
- a CDS encoding alpha/beta hydrolase — MFKINLEFPEKIEKIIQIPTVFIHGIVGTHRDWSPFILQTCGNQFHKVSLDYEFKSNLKIIHKKPNLSSSVWIVSYYVNNRIRELVEGNLRNYAIRLRQLIQYIIIFSNTQKINLVGHSMGGILARYYMCMGEQEWNSVHKILCLGSPHEGIPIPHPTFMPQVEDLKKGSHFLMKMNRKWNYYNSIQKSRWGVIGSINPYSITNLFRSMAYKTDSGGMGSVVLSSCIPFGEWKEAIQMPGLPAYNTKNFSYRLFLEEHHNHLLNSKATHLGINWLVEE, encoded by the coding sequence GTGTTTAAAATAAATTTAGAATTCCCTGAAAAGATAGAAAAAATAATCCAAATCCCCACTGTATTCATTCACGGAATAGTCGGAACTCATCGCGATTGGAGTCCTTTTATTTTACAAACCTGCGGAAATCAATTCCACAAAGTTTCTCTTGATTATGAATTTAAGAGTAATTTAAAAATTATTCATAAAAAACCGAATCTTTCTTCTTCTGTATGGATAGTAAGTTACTATGTGAACAATAGAATCCGTGAATTAGTAGAGGGAAATTTGCGAAACTATGCCATACGTCTTAGACAATTAATACAGTATATTATTATTTTCTCAAATACTCAAAAGATCAATCTGGTAGGTCATAGTATGGGAGGTATACTCGCCAGATATTATATGTGTATGGGTGAACAGGAATGGAATTCTGTTCATAAGATTTTATGCCTCGGAAGCCCCCATGAAGGAATCCCCATTCCTCATCCAACCTTTATGCCGCAGGTAGAAGATCTAAAGAAGGGAAGCCACTTTTTAATGAAAATGAATCGAAAATGGAATTACTATAACTCAATACAAAAATCCAGATGGGGAGTTATTGGTTCTATAAACCCTTATTCCATCACCAATTTATTTCGATCCATGGCATACAAAACCGATTCAGGGGGAATGGGTTCTGTAGTTCTTTCTTCCTGCATACCTTTTGGAGAGTGGAAAGAAGCCATCCAAATGCCCGGCCTTCCGGCCTACAATACTAAAAATTTTTCTTATCGTTTATTTTTGGAAGAACATCATAATCACTTATTAAATTCAAAGGCAACCCATCTAGGTATAAATTGGTTAGTAGAGGAATAA
- a CDS encoding indole-3-glycerol-phosphate synthase → MHSKPIAPILRRIIETKKEEISRIPEYGLMEPAPFSLKASLEKKEKSIIAECKKASPSMGVIREEYNPVIIAEEYYRVGAAAISVLTDTQYFQGSLEDLESISNRVPLPVLRKDFILSDKQISEARHFGASAILLIVRILSLTQLQDLLAFAKEFGMESLVEVHSEEEAGLALEAGAEIIGINTRDLDTFTIHPELIERVVRVLPSHIHAVAESGVTGKESFDEMMKHVNSALIGTYFMKSKNITESFRVLFS, encoded by the coding sequence ATGCATTCTAAACCTATTGCACCAATACTCAGACGAATAATAGAAACAAAAAAAGAGGAGATTTCCAGAATTCCGGAATACGGGCTTATGGAACCGGCACCCTTTTCTTTAAAAGCTTCATTAGAAAAAAAAGAAAAGAGCATTATAGCAGAATGTAAAAAAGCCAGCCCTTCTATGGGCGTAATTCGGGAGGAGTATAACCCGGTTATAATCGCTGAAGAATATTACCGGGTAGGGGCTGCTGCCATTTCGGTTTTGACAGATACTCAGTATTTTCAAGGGTCTCTGGAGGATTTGGAATCTATATCGAATCGTGTCCCGCTTCCTGTGCTTCGAAAGGATTTTATACTTTCTGATAAGCAGATTTCTGAGGCCAGGCATTTTGGTGCCTCTGCTATTTTATTGATTGTTCGTATATTAAGTCTGACTCAGCTTCAAGACTTACTGGCTTTTGCTAAAGAGTTTGGTATGGAATCACTGGTGGAAGTTCATTCAGAGGAAGAAGCAGGGCTTGCTCTTGAAGCAGGAGCGGAAATTATTGGAATTAATACGAGAGATCTGGATACCTTTACTATTCATCCTGAATTAATTGAAAGGGTTGTCAGAGTTCTTCCTTCTCATATCCATGCTGTGGCAGAGTCCGGTGTTACCGGAAAAGAAAGTTTTGATGAAATGATGAAGCATGTAAATAGTGCTCTTATCGGGACTTATTTTATGAAGTCTAAAAATATCACAGAATCTTTTCGGGTTCTTTTTTCTTAA
- a CDS encoding cache domain-containing protein: protein MKIKHKLILANAIFIFVIIMGGLVLDFLVKRSIEKNIEEHLQKISMGSMIAVKTAMNASIKNHLQTIAIKSKDIVKYHYELYKSGKLSEKEAFQRVKSIFLDKAHGKVGTTGYLAGVNGKGVIVIHPKAEGVDVSSKAFMQKAMSMKVGYLEYPWKNPGETKERLKAAGLEYFEPWDLIIWVSSYKDEFNTLVNPDNFRDEILSIRIGKNGYVYVIDGTGNLIIHPKLSNINLSNSGDSNSTLFIKNILKLKNGSITYEWKNPDEIKTQKKIAYFRHVPELDWYIIANSYYSEAYSGLKVIRSTILLIILTVVSLLILVSLKAISLIMQPISLLKSGSTEIANGNLEYRIRINGKDEIAELAKNFNLMTRKLRYSFKKIKNQNEQLEEKVILRTRELSDTLDKVQKLKYQQDGDYFLTALLTTPLMQNNNSSKTIQTEFIIDQKKKFAFKNREYSLGGDVCMADNLSIGNKNYVVFFNADAMGKSMQGAGGALVIASVIKAIVDRTKNEEEVHKIQAEIWLEETYEEIQKIMLSFDGSMMASCILGLIEEETGFTQYFNAEHPFCILYRDGKASFLEKEINTFKIGMPIELNFSINKVLLEDGDILICGSDGRDDIILNENGILNENEFQILRFIEECNANLIKIREKLVTSGTLTDDLSLLKISFHKDKNNNR from the coding sequence ATGAAAATCAAGCATAAACTTATACTGGCTAATGCAATCTTTATCTTTGTAATTATCATGGGAGGTTTAGTTCTTGACTTTCTCGTCAAAAGATCTATAGAAAAAAATATAGAAGAGCATCTTCAAAAAATCAGTATGGGTTCTATGATTGCTGTAAAAACCGCAATGAATGCTTCTATAAAAAACCACCTCCAAACCATTGCAATAAAAAGTAAAGACATTGTAAAATATCACTATGAACTTTATAAATCAGGAAAACTAAGTGAAAAAGAAGCTTTCCAAAGAGTAAAAAGTATTTTTTTAGATAAGGCTCACGGTAAAGTTGGAACAACCGGTTACCTCGCCGGAGTTAATGGAAAAGGAGTTATTGTTATTCACCCCAAAGCAGAAGGCGTCGATGTCAGCAGTAAAGCTTTCATGCAAAAAGCTATGTCCATGAAAGTTGGCTACCTTGAATATCCCTGGAAAAATCCGGGTGAAACGAAAGAAAGACTAAAAGCAGCCGGTCTGGAATATTTTGAACCCTGGGATCTGATTATATGGGTATCTTCCTATAAGGATGAGTTTAATACCCTTGTAAACCCGGATAACTTTAGAGACGAGATTCTCTCAATTCGGATAGGTAAAAATGGTTATGTATATGTAATTGATGGAACCGGAAATTTAATTATACATCCAAAACTTAGCAATATAAACCTCTCAAATTCAGGAGATTCCAATAGTACTTTATTTATAAAGAATATTCTAAAATTAAAAAATGGTAGCATTACTTATGAATGGAAAAATCCGGATGAAATCAAAACCCAAAAAAAAATAGCCTACTTTCGACATGTTCCTGAGTTAGACTGGTATATCATAGCCAACTCCTATTATAGTGAAGCTTATAGCGGCTTAAAAGTTATACGCAGTACCATCCTGCTTATTATTTTAACTGTAGTTAGCCTTCTAATCCTCGTGTCTTTAAAAGCTATTTCTCTTATTATGCAACCCATTTCTCTTTTAAAAAGTGGTTCAACCGAAATAGCAAATGGAAATCTTGAATATAGAATTCGCATAAATGGAAAAGATGAAATAGCAGAACTGGCTAAAAATTTCAATCTGATGACCCGAAAACTTCGATACTCTTTTAAAAAAATAAAAAATCAAAACGAACAATTAGAAGAAAAAGTAATCCTAAGAACGAGAGAACTCAGTGATACCCTGGATAAGGTTCAGAAATTAAAATATCAACAGGATGGTGACTACTTCCTAACAGCCTTACTCACTACTCCTCTGATGCAAAACAATAATTCATCTAAAACCATACAAACAGAATTCATTATCGACCAGAAGAAAAAATTTGCTTTCAAAAATAGAGAATATAGTCTCGGTGGAGATGTGTGCATGGCCGACAACCTCAGCATAGGAAACAAGAACTATGTAGTATTTTTCAATGCTGATGCAATGGGGAAATCTATGCAGGGAGCCGGAGGTGCTCTGGTTATTGCTTCTGTAATCAAAGCAATAGTAGATAGAACTAAAAATGAAGAAGAAGTTCATAAAATACAAGCCGAAATATGGCTGGAAGAAACTTATGAAGAGATACAAAAAATTATGCTATCCTTTGATGGTTCCATGATGGCTTCCTGTATTTTAGGTTTAATAGAGGAAGAAACAGGTTTTACCCAATATTTTAATGCAGAACATCCATTCTGTATTCTTTATAGAGATGGAAAAGCCAGCTTTTTAGAAAAAGAAATTAATACCTTCAAAATAGGTATGCCAATTGAATTAAATTTTTCTATCAATAAGGTTCTACTCGAAGACGGAGATATACTCATTTGCGGTTCAGATGGCAGGGATGATATTATCCTGAATGAAAATGGGATCTTGAATGAAAATGAATTCCAAATCTTAAGATTTATCGAAGAATGCAATGCAAACCTCATTAAAATCAGAGAAAAACTTGTAACATCAGGAACTCTAACTGATGATCTATCCTTATTAAAAATTAGCTTTCATAAAGATAAAAACAACAATAGATGA
- a CDS encoding TetR/AcrR family transcriptional regulator — protein MAESKPKKRRSRNSLSRAEILQAALSIIQESGIESLSMRTIARKLNCSVASPYAYFQNRDDIIKELISNGEEILTRDLKKAQKSSQDVFEQLTAIAHTYWNFAVANRELHKLMFNTLGPSTGKVFRYYPKSYKLFLETLKHGTQTGKIKFSKAGYHAIARTMWAWIYGLLVLELTGLLQRRNKNSDPVEEGVYFFLKLLKQGEA, from the coding sequence TTGGCAGAGTCAAAGCCTAAAAAACGTAGAAGCAGAAATAGTTTAAGTCGTGCTGAAATCTTGCAGGCTGCCCTAAGCATTATACAGGAATCTGGTATTGAAAGTCTCAGTATGAGGACAATTGCCAGAAAACTGAATTGTAGTGTGGCAAGTCCTTATGCATATTTTCAAAATCGTGATGATATCATCAAAGAACTTATATCAAATGGTGAAGAGATTTTAACCCGTGATTTGAAAAAAGCACAAAAATCTTCTCAGGATGTATTTGAACAGTTAACTGCTATTGCCCACACGTATTGGAATTTTGCTGTCGCGAATAGGGAACTCCATAAATTGATGTTTAATACTCTCGGCCCTTCTACCGGGAAGGTTTTTCGTTATTACCCGAAAAGCTATAAACTCTTTTTGGAAACTTTAAAGCATGGTACTCAGACCGGGAAGATTAAGTTTTCAAAGGCCGGTTACCATGCTATCGCCCGTACTATGTGGGCCTGGATTTACGGTCTTCTTGTCCTTGAGCTTACAGGATTGTTACAGAGGAGAAATAAAAATAGCGATCCTGTTGAAGAAGGAGTCTATTTTTTTTTAAAATTGCTCAAACAGGGTGAAGCCTGA
- a CDS encoding response regulator — MIFLLIDDDHLTRNLLKQQIYYIFPDCEIIEAENGKDGIEELNHLIIREKNKEKVVFLDLNMPVINGFEFLDLIQNKGFINIPKLNYFILTSSNSNIDMEKAKEYIFVQKYLVKPLNLNFLRELKASIRST, encoded by the coding sequence ATGATTTTTTTATTAATTGATGACGACCATCTAACCCGAAACCTTTTAAAACAACAAATCTATTACATTTTTCCGGATTGCGAAATTATTGAAGCTGAAAATGGAAAAGATGGAATAGAGGAATTAAATCATTTAATTATTAGAGAAAAAAATAAAGAAAAAGTTGTATTTTTAGATCTAAATATGCCTGTTATAAATGGTTTTGAATTTTTAGATTTGATACAAAATAAGGGTTTTATTAATATTCCAAAATTAAACTATTTTATTTTAACTTCCAGCAATAGTAATATAGATATGGAGAAAGCAAAAGAATATATATTTGTACAAAAATATCTGGTAAAACCCTTAAATCTTAATTTTCTAAGAGAACTGAAAGCCTCAATTAGATCTACTTAA
- a CDS encoding LON peptidase substrate-binding domain-containing protein, translating into MLSILAIFPLPGLILFPGTYLPLHIFEPRYRLMLDYCTESDYEIGITALHPGGDIETIFGWGKIIDIETLPDGRSNILVEGLGIANIENYDSKDPFIIANVKKQENELSHLNSEDFQILLNKLINQCRQYLHKVGIETIFIDELLKLKLHSFPIEFMTSILNINFDVKNDIFLTKDGMEKAYKLEKVIETLLK; encoded by the coding sequence ATGCTGAGTATTCTTGCCATATTTCCACTTCCAGGTCTGATATTATTTCCGGGAACCTATCTACCTCTCCATATCTTTGAGCCAAGATACAGGTTAATGCTTGATTACTGCACCGAATCAGACTATGAAATTGGCATCACAGCTCTACACCCCGGTGGTGATATAGAAACCATATTTGGTTGGGGAAAGATTATTGATATTGAAACTCTTCCTGATGGACGATCAAATATTCTCGTAGAGGGTCTGGGTATTGCAAATATAGAAAATTATGATTCCAAAGATCCTTTTATTATTGCGAATGTAAAAAAACAGGAAAATGAACTCTCCCACTTAAACTCAGAAGATTTCCAAATCCTCTTAAATAAACTTATAAATCAATGCCGGCAGTATCTTCATAAAGTTGGTATAGAAACTATTTTTATTGATGAATTATTAAAATTAAAACTTCACTCTTTCCCTATAGAGTTTATGACTTCCATTTTAAATATTAATTTTGATGTAAAAAATGATATTTTTCTTACTAAAGATGGTATGGAAAAAGCCTATAAATTGGAAAAAGTGATAGAAACACTTCTAAAATAA
- the rssA gene encoding patatin-like phospholipase RssA has product MKKKTKYKVGVALGSGAARGLSHIGVLRALEDLGIYPEVVAGTSSGSLVGAAYSAGRLNELEDWLKGLEWKDVVSFFDFTLSGGLIKGNKLFNYFKNYFGEKKIEDLNLPFAAVACELETGQEIWLRSGEVLPAVRSSIALPGVITPVYYKGKWLIDGGVVNPVPVSVCRALGAEYIIAVDLNAHLMAKNTFTKKKNKEQSSESETDPEKKSWWRSPKEFYNKLKVQQDEDENPDGRPSLMEVINTSINIMEVRITRSRMAGDPPDILLTPKLTDIGMMEFHRFKECFMEGRRVVELAKESLLSIIED; this is encoded by the coding sequence ATGAAAAAGAAAACAAAATATAAAGTGGGTGTAGCTCTAGGAAGTGGAGCCGCAAGAGGACTTTCTCATATAGGTGTCTTGAGAGCTCTGGAGGATCTGGGAATCTATCCGGAAGTTGTCGCCGGAACTTCTTCCGGTTCCCTGGTTGGAGCTGCTTATTCTGCCGGTCGCTTAAATGAACTCGAAGATTGGTTAAAAGGCCTGGAATGGAAAGATGTGGTGAGTTTTTTTGATTTTACCCTTAGCGGAGGTTTGATTAAAGGAAATAAATTGTTCAATTATTTTAAGAATTATTTTGGAGAAAAGAAAATTGAGGACTTAAATCTACCTTTTGCCGCTGTAGCCTGTGAACTGGAGACAGGACAGGAAATATGGCTTCGTTCGGGAGAGGTTTTACCAGCGGTTCGATCTTCTATTGCACTTCCCGGAGTGATTACACCGGTTTACTACAAGGGAAAATGGTTAATTGATGGGGGAGTTGTAAACCCTGTTCCGGTTTCTGTTTGCCGTGCTTTAGGAGCTGAATATATTATTGCTGTCGATTTAAACGCACATCTAATGGCCAAGAATACTTTTACAAAGAAGAAAAACAAGGAACAATCTTCCGAGTCAGAAACAGATCCGGAAAAAAAATCCTGGTGGAGAAGTCCTAAAGAATTTTATAATAAATTAAAAGTTCAACAGGATGAAGACGAAAATCCTGATGGAAGGCCTTCCTTAATGGAAGTTATTAATACCAGCATTAATATTATGGAAGTTCGAATTACTCGTAGTCGCATGGCCGGAGATCCTCCTGATATATTACTTACACCCAAATTAACGGATATTGGAATGATGGAATTTCATCGGTTTAAAGAATGTTTTATGGAGGGACGGAGAGTTGTTGAATTAGCAAAGGAATCGTTATTATCAATCATAGAGGATTAG
- a CDS encoding alpha/beta hydrolase, protein MPTIKIPDDYESYINEKEAKFLDITPGAEKKLVMREKGKKTEYAIVYIHGFSASRQETSPVTELISQKINANVFYTRLRGHGRGGEAFGKTDASEWIYDAMEAYEIGKKIGNKIFIIAVSTGVPLSLWLAEHDRLQPERKIAGMALLSPNIYPKNKTVKLLLYPAGLEFAKLVSGKRRTWKPYNEMMKKYWTYDYALEGIRPMVVLVESLKNYKYEEQSTPAIFIYTEKDEVIDVEEVKTAYKRYGGKKKELFECKPCKNHILAGNIISPETNEYIAEKIVNYFNSL, encoded by the coding sequence ATGCCAACTATTAAGATTCCGGATGATTATGAATCCTATATAAATGAAAAAGAAGCAAAATTTTTGGATATAACTCCCGGTGCTGAAAAAAAACTTGTAATGCGAGAAAAAGGAAAAAAAACCGAATATGCCATTGTTTATATCCATGGTTTTTCTGCATCGCGACAGGAAACCAGTCCTGTCACAGAACTTATCTCTCAGAAAATCAATGCAAATGTGTTCTATACTCGTTTGAGAGGTCATGGAAGAGGTGGAGAAGCTTTTGGCAAAACTGATGCTTCTGAGTGGATCTATGATGCTATGGAAGCATACGAGATTGGAAAGAAAATTGGGAATAAGATTTTTATTATCGCTGTTTCCACCGGGGTTCCTTTGAGCTTATGGTTGGCTGAGCATGATAGGCTTCAGCCTGAAAGGAAGATTGCCGGTATGGCTTTACTTTCACCAAATATTTATCCAAAAAATAAAACAGTCAAATTGCTATTATACCCGGCAGGCCTGGAGTTTGCAAAGCTTGTGTCAGGAAAAAGACGTACCTGGAAACCTTATAATGAGATGATGAAAAAGTATTGGACTTATGATTATGCTCTTGAAGGAATTCGTCCTATGGTTGTACTGGTTGAATCACTTAAAAACTATAAATACGAAGAGCAATCGACCCCTGCCATTTTTATATACACAGAAAAGGATGAAGTAATTGATGTAGAGGAAGTAAAAACTGCGTACAAACGATATGGTGGCAAGAAGAAAGAGTTATTTGAATGTAAACCCTGCAAAAACCATATTCTTGCAGGAAACATTATTTCCCCGGAAACAAATGAATATATAGCGGAAAAAATCGTAAACTATTTTAATTCTCTTTAA
- a CDS encoding STAS domain-containing protein → MLNHTVKGDVLVVYLEGRLDVSVANEVEEKLAELIDSGNHDKVLLNMEGIEYMSSSGFRACISTLRKLNAREGVLKICNIKPAVKRIFDVIELTSLFDIFESEESALNAF, encoded by the coding sequence TTGTTAAATCATACAGTAAAAGGCGATGTTCTGGTGGTATACCTTGAAGGACGTCTGGATGTTTCCGTTGCAAATGAAGTAGAAGAGAAATTAGCCGAGTTAATTGATAGTGGAAACCATGATAAAGTTCTATTAAATATGGAAGGAATTGAGTATATGTCATCTTCCGGTTTTCGTGCTTGTATTTCTACCCTGCGTAAACTGAATGCGAGGGAAGGGGTTTTAAAAATTTGTAATATAAAACCTGCTGTGAAAAGGATATTTGATGTAATTGAATTAACTTCTCTTTTTGATATTTTTGAATCTGAAGAAAGTGCTCTAAATGCATTCTAA
- the murD gene encoding UDP-N-acetylmuramoyl-L-alanine--D-glutamate ligase → MKRDEKNEYLKNLKGRKFLILGGGLSGRAATKLLENLSQKLLLCDKTPQMGLNCPQETDELKNFRYFKPDLIIKSPGISPDHPILQSAKQTQTPIWSEIDLAYLFFKGKIIAITGTDGKSTSTALTGHLLQASGFKTKTGGNIGLPFSEICLDDIDLAVLELSSYQLDDSQFFRAETGCILNIAPDHLERHKTMENYAEAKKKIFLENTNSILNEKLKNLYELNKETFPNLIFFGRKKEAEAKIWSEKKQISSSQKSYDYSQFPLQGAHNEENLAASLLISEPYFTDLQALEKAIGSFKGLEHRFEDLGFYKNCRFINDSKATNLHSLLSGLKGISQKTETILILGGEPKNESLTPLFSELQGRNINLFLFGKAAEIWEKEFFHLSTVHTLRFKKNLKEVMAEIPELILEKEVKICLFSPACASFDQYKNFEERGKHFKSLFENFSKSY, encoded by the coding sequence ATGAAACGGGATGAAAAAAACGAATACCTCAAGAACCTCAAAGGAAGAAAATTTCTCATTTTAGGGGGAGGCCTAAGTGGTAGAGCAGCGACAAAGCTCTTAGAAAATCTTTCCCAAAAGCTGCTACTCTGTGATAAAACTCCCCAGATGGGTCTGAATTGCCCGCAGGAAACCGATGAATTAAAGAATTTCCGATATTTTAAACCCGATCTCATTATCAAAAGTCCCGGAATTTCACCAGACCACCCGATTCTTCAATCAGCAAAACAAACCCAAACCCCGATTTGGAGTGAGATTGATCTTGCTTATCTCTTTTTTAAGGGAAAAATCATCGCCATCACCGGTACCGATGGTAAATCCACCAGTACAGCTCTAACAGGTCATTTATTACAGGCAAGTGGTTTCAAAACAAAAACTGGTGGGAATATAGGGCTTCCCTTCTCTGAGATCTGTCTCGATGATATCGATCTGGCAGTTTTAGAGTTAAGTAGTTACCAGTTGGATGACAGCCAATTTTTTCGAGCTGAAACCGGCTGTATTTTAAATATAGCCCCGGACCATTTAGAAAGACACAAAACCATGGAAAATTATGCCGAAGCAAAAAAGAAAATATTTCTTGAAAATACAAACTCTATTTTAAACGAAAAATTGAAAAATCTCTACGAGCTCAATAAAGAAACTTTCCCAAACTTAATTTTTTTCGGAAGGAAAAAGGAAGCCGAGGCAAAAATCTGGAGCGAAAAAAAACAAATTTCAAGCTCCCAAAAAAGCTATGATTACTCCCAATTTCCTTTACAGGGAGCCCATAACGAAGAAAACCTGGCCGCAAGTCTTCTTATTTCTGAACCTTATTTTACTGATTTGCAGGCTTTGGAAAAAGCTATCGGAAGTTTTAAGGGCCTCGAACACCGCTTTGAAGACCTCGGCTTTTATAAAAATTGTCGATTTATCAATGATTCAAAAGCTACAAACCTTCACAGTCTCCTCTCCGGACTAAAAGGAATTTCCCAAAAAACAGAAACCATTTTAATTCTTGGTGGAGAGCCCAAGAATGAAAGTTTAACACCTCTTTTTTCAGAGCTACAGGGACGAAATATTAACCTTTTTTTATTTGGAAAAGCTGCTGAAATATGGGAAAAAGAATTTTTTCATCTTTCAACAGTTCACACCCTGCGTTTTAAAAAAAATTTAAAAGAAGTAATGGCAGAAATTCCGGAACTCATTTTAGAAAAAGAAGTAAAAATCTGCCTTTTTTCACCCGCCTGTGCCAGCTTCGATCAATATAAAAACTTCGAAGAAAGAGGAAAGCATTTCAAAAGCCTGTTTGAGAATTTCAGCAAAAGCTATTGA